In the genome of Cydia strobilella chromosome Z, ilCydStro3.1, whole genome shotgun sequence, one region contains:
- the LOC134755228 gene encoding nuclear hormone receptor FTZ-F1 beta — protein MATEGEAVKVEGGHVSVTTISMSGPETSNGQFSYSSSGVRISVSSDPHDEDSTDAEISKIDFSQHQYEVNMRNKKKRSSSGHEPGDTERPMSWEGELSDSEMVIDTSVNMNDPCSSPDLQSSRDSIDTLRNVTIKQEPLKTEQFQSLDDQRVLDLKYTPIQPHQRSLSMNRISVVTESAPLRRPSSPAANMEAHPMPQPQGEIQNLTIKKESRELSELKCEPSVGMEKLLGALHGSPLLGRLPRVQSSASTDSAVHSMYTHSVYSSPSASPRASRHYTPSLSRNNSDASHSSCYSYSSEFSPTHSPVQSRHPHVLYREQNPVFPASSADDEDTGEDRLHHHQGISRQQLINSPCPICGDKISGFHYGIFSCESCKGFFKRTVQNRKNYMCLRGGSCPVTVATRKKCPACRFDKCLGTGMKLEAIREDRTRGGRSTYQCSYTLSGAVSTGSLLSAPVPPTLRHASSLTCVNGPGSYSRGETSNSRLTPEIPPLLQEIMDVEHLWQYNESELNRLGKSTGSPSANPLLAASGITAQNSSPDFLADLCNIADHRLYKIVKWCKSLPLFKNISIDDQICLLINSWCELLVLSCCYRGVGTPGEVRVGGGRGITLHQAAKLGLTPCIERMLSFTDHLRRLRVDRYEYVALKVIVLLTSDAPELREAEKVRASQEKALGALQAYTASHSPDTPAKFGELLLRIPELQRTCQFFMQVGKEMLNPANKSKDGDGPSFNLLMELLRGDH, from the exons ATGGCGACTGAGGGGGAGGCGGTCAAAGTGGAGGGGGGGCATGTGTCTGTGACCACGATCAGCATGTCCGGGCCGGAAACGAGCAAtg GTCAATTTTCGTATAGTTCGAGCGGAGTGCGGATCAGTGTATCCTCGGACCCCCACGATGAGGACTCTACAGACGCTGAGATATCGAAAATCGACTTCTCACAACACCAGTACGAG GTAAACATGCGTAACAAGAAAAAGCGGTCGTCCAGCGGACACGAGCCAGGGGACACGGAGAGGCCCATGTCCTGGGAAGGGGAGCTGTCCGACTCCGAAATGGTCATAGACACCAGCGTCAACATGA ATGACCCATGCAGCTCACCGGACCTACAGTCGTCTCGGGACTCCATAGACACCCTTCGCAACGTGACCATAAAGCAGGAGCCTCTGAAAACGGAGCAGTTCCAAAGCCTGGACGACCAACGTGTGCTGGACCTCAAGTACACGCCGATACAGCCACatcagagaagtcttagtatgAACCGG ATATCTGTAGTAACGGAAAGCGCCCCGCTGCGTCGCCCTTCGTCCCCCGCAGCCAACATGGAGGCCCACCCCATGCCGCAGCCTCAAGGGGAGATACAGAACCTCACCATCAAGAAGGAGAGTCGAGAGTTGTCAG AGCTAAAATGCGAGCCGTCAGTGGGCATGGAGAAGTTGTTGGGCGCCCTCCACGGCTCCCCACTGCTGGGCAGACTGCCGCGAGTCCAGTCTAGCGCCAGCACGGATTCCGCCGTCCATTCCATGTATACACACAG TGTCTACAGCAGCCCATCGGCCAGTCCGCGAGCGTCGCGGCACTACACCCCGTCTCTTTCTCGCAACAACAGCGACGCATCGCACTCTTCCTGTTACTCTTACAGCTCGGAGTTCTCACCCACGCACTCACCTGTGCAG AGTCGGCATCCGCACGTCCTCTACCGGGAGCAGAACCCCGTGTTCCCCGCTTCGTCGGCCGACGACGAGGATACCGGAGAAGACCGTCTACACCACCACCAGGGCATCAGCAGGCAGCAGCTCATTAACAG CCCCTGCCCCATATGCGGCGACAAAATAAGCGGTTTTCACTACGGCATATTCTCCTGCGAGTCCTGCAAAGGGTTCTTCAAGCGGACCGTCCAAAACAGAAAGAACTATATGTGTCTACGCGGCGGCAGTTgtcctgtcacggtcgccaCTAGGAAAAAGTGCCCGGCGTGTAGATTTGACAAGTGCCTTGGCACTGGGATGAAGCTGGAAG CCATACGAGAAGATAGAACACGAGGCGGCCGCTCAACGTACCAATGCTCTTACACATTATCAGGAGCAGTGTCGACTGGTTCATTACTCTCCGCGCCCGTGCCTCCTACGTTACGCCACGCCTCGAGCCTCACTTGC GTGAACGGCCCCGGCTCATACAGCCGAGGGGAGACCAGCAACAGTCGACTCACGCCGGAGATACCCCCGTTATTGCAG GAAATAATGGATGTGGAGCATCTCTGGCAATACAACGAGTCGGAGCTGAACCGCCTGGGCAAGTCAACGGGCAGCCCCTCGGCCAACCCTTTACTAGCAGCCTCAGGAATCACGGCCCAGAACTCTAGCCCAGACTTTCTGGCAGATCTGTGCAACATAGCCGATCATAGGCTGTACAAGATCGTCAAATGGTGCAAGAGCTTGCCGCTATTTAAGAATATTTCG ATCGACGACCAGATCTGCTTGCTGATCAACAGTTGGTGCGAGCTACTAGTACTGTCTTGCTGCTATCGCGGTGTGGGGACCCCAGGGGAAGTACGCGTGGGGGGAGGGAGGGGCATCACGCTACACCAGGCTGCCAA ATTGGGTCTGACTCCGTGCATAGAGCGTATGCTGAGCTTCACGGACCACCTCCGACGGCTGAGGGTCGATAGGTACGAGTACGTGGCGCTCAAGGTCATCGTGCTGCTCACGTCAG ACGCCCCAGAGCTAAGAGAAGCGGAGAAAGTCCGCGCCTCACAAGAGAAGGCGCTAGGTGCGCTACAGGCCTACACGGCGTCGCACTCGCCAGACACGCCTGCCAAGTTTGGCGAGCTGCTGCTGCGTATACCGGAGCTGCAGCGCACCTGCCAG TTCTTCATGCAAGTTGGCAAAGAAATGTTGAACCCGGCGAACAAAAGCAAAGACGGCGACGGACCCAGCTTCAATCTGCTGATGGAGCTGCTAAGGGGAGACCACTGA